One window from the genome of Alosa alosa isolate M-15738 ecotype Scorff River chromosome 15, AALO_Geno_1.1, whole genome shotgun sequence encodes:
- the lrrc75a gene encoding leucine-rich repeat-containing protein 75A isoform X1 — protein MGAKQTKGAEAGPSPHHGWKRTPTKERNDLFASFMLRSGDRLSRSGTPPPYQRRIGMIQEMMMMAKQGKQDEATEMLKTLRQDLGMESTSLDDVLYRYASFRNLVDPITHDLIISLAKYVHCPKTEGDSLGAMEKVCRQLTYHLSPHSHWRRQGLLKRKPQACLKSVLSVPPASGALDLSGIPLAVRDMERLCAHLQRHASRICSLELGFTELTDEAFLVLLPTLAVLPRLETLALNGNRLTRAVLKELTDTLKDPDSFPSVTWIDLGNNVDIFSLPQPFLVSLRKRCPKQGNLPTILEFGESQASEPEYRVDGEDEGDDTNRTESTGELRSEVEGELEGEMDGEMEIEEMMEELLDFDREVQGKEDEDESMWTMEDQRVGKKTRQEKPSKVKKGKEAVKAEEEDDTQSQSSQMSCSSPSHNSSGAFELHKEDSGNRAAPPSDNLT, from the exons ATGGGAGCAAAACAGACAAAGGGGGCTGAGGCTGGCCCAAGCCCTCATCACGGTTGGAAACGGACACCGACAAAGGAGCGAAACGATTTATTTGCCTCGTTCATGTTAAGGTCAGGGGACCGACTTAGCCGAAGCGGGACCCCTCCTCCTTACCAGCGACGTATCGGGATGATTcaggagatgatgatgatggcaaaGCAAGGAAAACAAGACGAGGCAACAGAGATGCTGAAGACACTCCGACAG GATTTAGGAATGGAGTCCACGTCTCTGGATGATGTCCTGTACCGATACGCCAGCTTCCGCAACCTGGTGGACCCCATCACCCATGACTTGATCATCAGCCTGGCCAAATACGTCCACTGCCCCAAAACG GAGGGTGACTCGCTGGGTGCCATGGAGAAGGTTTGCCGGCAGCTGACGTACCACCTGAGCCCGCACTCTCACTGGAGGCGGCAGGGTCTGCTGAAGAGGAAGCCTCAGGCCTG CCTGAAGTCTGTTTTGTCCGTCCCTCCAGCCAGTGGGGCCTTAGACCTGTCGGGCATTCCTCTGGCCGTGCGGGACATGGAGCGCCTTTGCGCTCACCTCCAGCGCCACGCCTCGCGCATCTGCAGCCTGGAGCTGGGCTTCACCGAGCTTACGGACGAGGCCTTCCTGGTGCTGCTTCCCACGCTGGCCGTCCTGCCCCGCCTCGAGACGTTGGCCCTCAACGGCAACCGGCTGACACGTGCCGTCCTCAAGGAGCTCACAGACACCCTGAAGGACCCGGACAGCTTCCCCAGCGTCACATGGATCGACCTGGGCAACAACGTGGACATCTTCTCCCTGCCGCAGCCCTTCCTGGTGAGCCTGCGCAAGCGATGCCCCAAGCAGGGCAACCTGCCCACCATCTTGGAGTTCGGGGAGAGCCAGGCCAGTGAGCCCGAGTACAGGGTGGACGGTGAGGATGAGGGCGACGACACCAACCGGACCGAGAGCACAGGTGAGCTGCGGTCCGAAGTTGAGGGAGAGCTGGAAGGGGAGATGGACGGAGAGATGGAAATCGAGGAGATGATGGAAGAACTGCTGGACTTTGATCGAGAGGTGCAGGGCAAGGAGGACGAGGATGAGAGCATGTGGACCATGGAAGACCAACGAGTCGGGAAAAAAACGAGACAGGAGAAGCCGAGCAAAGTGAAGAAGGGAAAGGAGGCAGTGAaagcggaggaggaggacgacacCCAGAGTCAGTCCTCACAGATGTCTTGCTCCAGTCCGTCCCACAATTCCTCTGGGGCCTTTGAACTGCACAAAGAGGACAGTGGGAATAGGGCAGCACCTCCCTCAGACAACTTGACCTGA
- the lrrc75a gene encoding leucine-rich repeat-containing protein 75A isoform X2, translating to MIQEMMMMAKQGKQDEATEMLKTLRQDLGMESTSLDDVLYRYASFRNLVDPITHDLIISLAKYVHCPKTEGDSLGAMEKVCRQLTYHLSPHSHWRRQGLLKRKPQACLKSVLSVPPASGALDLSGIPLAVRDMERLCAHLQRHASRICSLELGFTELTDEAFLVLLPTLAVLPRLETLALNGNRLTRAVLKELTDTLKDPDSFPSVTWIDLGNNVDIFSLPQPFLVSLRKRCPKQGNLPTILEFGESQASEPEYRVDGEDEGDDTNRTESTGELRSEVEGELEGEMDGEMEIEEMMEELLDFDREVQGKEDEDESMWTMEDQRVGKKTRQEKPSKVKKGKEAVKAEEEDDTQSQSSQMSCSSPSHNSSGAFELHKEDSGNRAAPPSDNLT from the exons ATGATTcaggagatgatgatgatggcaaaGCAAGGAAAACAAGACGAGGCAACAGAGATGCTGAAGACACTCCGACAG GATTTAGGAATGGAGTCCACGTCTCTGGATGATGTCCTGTACCGATACGCCAGCTTCCGCAACCTGGTGGACCCCATCACCCATGACTTGATCATCAGCCTGGCCAAATACGTCCACTGCCCCAAAACG GAGGGTGACTCGCTGGGTGCCATGGAGAAGGTTTGCCGGCAGCTGACGTACCACCTGAGCCCGCACTCTCACTGGAGGCGGCAGGGTCTGCTGAAGAGGAAGCCTCAGGCCTG CCTGAAGTCTGTTTTGTCCGTCCCTCCAGCCAGTGGGGCCTTAGACCTGTCGGGCATTCCTCTGGCCGTGCGGGACATGGAGCGCCTTTGCGCTCACCTCCAGCGCCACGCCTCGCGCATCTGCAGCCTGGAGCTGGGCTTCACCGAGCTTACGGACGAGGCCTTCCTGGTGCTGCTTCCCACGCTGGCCGTCCTGCCCCGCCTCGAGACGTTGGCCCTCAACGGCAACCGGCTGACACGTGCCGTCCTCAAGGAGCTCACAGACACCCTGAAGGACCCGGACAGCTTCCCCAGCGTCACATGGATCGACCTGGGCAACAACGTGGACATCTTCTCCCTGCCGCAGCCCTTCCTGGTGAGCCTGCGCAAGCGATGCCCCAAGCAGGGCAACCTGCCCACCATCTTGGAGTTCGGGGAGAGCCAGGCCAGTGAGCCCGAGTACAGGGTGGACGGTGAGGATGAGGGCGACGACACCAACCGGACCGAGAGCACAGGTGAGCTGCGGTCCGAAGTTGAGGGAGAGCTGGAAGGGGAGATGGACGGAGAGATGGAAATCGAGGAGATGATGGAAGAACTGCTGGACTTTGATCGAGAGGTGCAGGGCAAGGAGGACGAGGATGAGAGCATGTGGACCATGGAAGACCAACGAGTCGGGAAAAAAACGAGACAGGAGAAGCCGAGCAAAGTGAAGAAGGGAAAGGAGGCAGTGAaagcggaggaggaggacgacacCCAGAGTCAGTCCTCACAGATGTCTTGCTCCAGTCCGTCCCACAATTCCTCTGGGGCCTTTGAACTGCACAAAGAGGACAGTGGGAATAGGGCAGCACCTCCCTCAGACAACTTGACCTGA
- the crk gene encoding adapter molecule crk, which translates to MAGNFDAEDRGSWFWGRLSRQEAVSLLQGQRHGVFLVRDSITCPGDYVLSVSENSKVSHYIINSINNNRQSGPGLAPPRFRIGDQEFDALPALLEFYKIHYLDTTTLIEPINKAKHSSYISSSAGCGPPLRQEEELVRALFDFPGNDDEDLPFRKGDILRVLEKPEEQWWNASNSEGRVGMIPVPYVEKYRSASPTSAALGGGGPGGVPNTGTNDGQNSQAPPLLGEPGPYAQPTPLPNLQNGPVFARAIQKRVPNAYDKTALALEVGDMVKVTKINVNGQWEGECKGKRGHFPFTHVRLLDQHNPEDELS; encoded by the exons ATGGCCGGAAATTTTGACGCTGAAGACCGTGGAAGCTGGTTTTGGGGTAGATTAAGTCGACAAGAGGCTGTTTCTCTGTTGCAAGGACAAAGGCATGGGGTTTTCTTGGTCAGAGACTCAATTACATGCCCTGGCGACTACGTGCTGTCCGTTTCAGAGAATTCAAAAGTCTCGCATTATATAATCAACAGCATCAACAACAATCGTCAGTCTGGTCCAG GTCTGGCACCTCCTCGCTTTCGCATTGGGGACCAGGAGTTTGATGCCCTGCCTGCTCTCCTGGAGTTTTATAAGATCCACTACCTTGATACCACCACATTGATTGAGCCCATCAACAAGGCCAAGCACTCGTCTTACATCAGCAGCAGCGCTGGGTGTGGGCCTCCCCTTCGCCAAGAGGAGGAGCTAGTGCGGGCGCTCTTCGACTTCCCCGGCAATGACGATGAGGATCTTCCATTCCGTAAGGGGGACATTTTGCGGGTGCTAGAGAAGCCCGAGGAGCAATGGTGGAATGCCTCCAACAGCGAGGGCCGTGTGGGCATGATCCCCGTGCCATACGTGGAAAAGTACCGCTCCGCTTCGCCCACCTCGGCCGCGCTGGGCGGAGGGGGACCGGGTGGGGTGCCAAACACGGGCACCAACGATGGCCAAAACTCCCAGGCCCCTCCTCTGCTTGGTGAACCTGGTCCCTATGCCCAGCCTACGCCTCTGCCCAACCTCCAGAACGGCCCGGTTTTTGCCAGGGCTATCCAGAAGAGAGTGCCCAATGCCTATGACAAGACTGCCCTGGCTCTTGAG GTGGGCGACATGGTGAAGGTGACTAAGATCAATGTGAACGGCCAGTGGGAGGGCGAGTGCAAGGGCAAGCGTGGCCACTTCCCCTTCACACACGTCCGGCTGCTGGACCAGCACAACCCCGAAGATGAACTAAGCTGA